In Bacillus sp. Cs-700, one genomic interval encodes:
- a CDS encoding ATP-binding cassette domain-containing protein encodes MITVTDVGLRYGDRKLFEDVNIKFTPGNCYGLIGANGAGKSTFLKILSGEIEPQTGDVHMGPGERLAVLKQNHFEYEEYEVLNTVIMGHARLHEVMQEKNAIYMKEDFSDEDGMKAAELEGEFADLNGWEAESDAAVLLKGLGISEDLHYKKLADLTGSEKVKVLLAQALFGSPDILLLDEPTNNLDLSAIQWLEEFLINFENTVIVVSHDRHFLNKVCTHMADLDYGKIQVYVGNYDFWYESSQLARTMKEDANKKKEEKVKELQAFIQRFSANASKSKQATSRKKLLDKITLDDIKPSSRKYPYVAFTPNREIGNDVLHVEGLTKTIDGVKVLDNVSFMLNKDDKVALVGRNEIANTALIKILMGEMEADSGTFKWGVTTSQAYFPKDNSEYFEGVDTNLVNWLRQYSPEDQSESFLRGFLGRMLFSGEEVLKKASVLSGGEKVRCMLSKMMLSGANVLVLDDPTNHLDLESITALNNGLMNFKGAMIFTSHDHQFIQTIANRVIEVTPKGIIDKEATYDEYLENTELQAKAQAMYN; translated from the coding sequence ATGATTACAGTTACAGATGTCGGCTTACGATATGGTGATCGTAAGCTTTTTGAAGATGTTAATATTAAATTTACTCCGGGAAATTGTTACGGGCTTATCGGTGCGAATGGTGCAGGTAAGTCAACATTTCTTAAGATTTTATCAGGTGAAATTGAACCGCAAACAGGCGATGTTCACATGGGACCTGGTGAACGACTAGCGGTCCTAAAGCAGAACCATTTTGAATACGAAGAGTATGAAGTGCTCAACACCGTTATTATGGGTCACGCTCGTCTTCATGAAGTAATGCAGGAAAAGAATGCGATCTACATGAAAGAGGACTTCTCTGATGAAGATGGTATGAAAGCTGCTGAACTTGAAGGAGAATTTGCTGACCTTAATGGGTGGGAAGCTGAGTCTGATGCAGCTGTATTGCTGAAAGGTCTTGGAATTTCAGAAGATCTTCATTACAAGAAGCTTGCAGATCTTACCGGTTCTGAGAAAGTAAAAGTTCTACTTGCACAGGCACTATTTGGTTCCCCAGATATTCTTCTTCTGGATGAGCCTACGAACAACTTGGATCTTTCTGCGATTCAATGGCTAGAAGAGTTTCTTATTAACTTTGAAAACACCGTTATCGTTGTATCCCATGACCGTCACTTCTTAAACAAAGTATGTACGCACATGGCTGACCTTGATTACGGTAAAATTCAAGTATATGTAGGTAACTACGATTTCTGGTATGAATCAAGCCAGCTTGCTCGTACGATGAAAGAAGATGCGAACAAGAAAAAGGAAGAGAAAGTAAAAGAACTTCAAGCGTTTATTCAGCGTTTTAGCGCTAACGCGTCGAAGTCCAAACAAGCGACATCGCGTAAAAAACTTCTTGATAAGATTACGCTTGATGATATTAAGCCATCTTCAAGAAAGTATCCCTATGTAGCATTCACACCAAATCGTGAAATTGGAAACGATGTGCTTCACGTTGAAGGTTTAACAAAAACGATTGATGGTGTAAAAGTCCTTGATAACGTGAGCTTTATGCTCAATAAAGATGATAAAGTGGCACTTGTAGGTCGTAATGAAATTGCGAATACGGCGCTAATTAAAATCTTGATGGGTGAAATGGAAGCGGACAGCGGTACGTTCAAGTGGGGCGTAACGACTTCTCAAGCTTATTTCCCTAAAGATAACTCGGAATACTTTGAAGGCGTGGATACTAACCTCGTTAACTGGCTTCGTCAATACTCTCCAGAAGATCAGAGTGAAAGCTTCCTTCGCGGTTTCCTAGGAAGAATGCTTTTCTCAGGAGAAGAAGTGTTGAAGAAAGCAAGCGTCCTTTCTGGTGGAGAAAAGGTACGTTGTATGCTTTCGAAAATGATGCTAAGCGGTGCAAACGTTCTTGTACTTGACGATCCAACAAACCACCTGGATCTTGAATCAATTACAGCACTCAACAATGGTCTTATGAACTTCAAAGGGGCAATGATCTTTACTTCTCATGACCACCAGTTCATTCAAACGATCGCAAACAGAGTCATTGAAGTGACACCTAAAGGGATCATCGATAAAGAAGCGACGTATGATGAGTACCTTGAAAACACTGAGCTACAAGCAAAAGCACAAGCGATGTATAATTAA
- a CDS encoding serine hydrolase domain-containing protein: MNQGSFFIKERMATHNVIGISLAVLNNCKISHTECFGLLEAHSTKRVETSSLFNACSVSKFLTSVLVMILVEKGNLDLDIDVNELLTSWKLPNKLFMNQKVTLRYLLSHQSGIVDPIDSFGQLDQIDTDPPSMVELLKGRTVYCKEPIQVTYKPGSDFQYSDAGFCIIEQIVEDVTGMNFHEVMNDFIFKPLNMNRSTTDFTRLTAFSGEVASGHHKTGEKVKENDTIYPYAAACGLWTTPTDLSLFMMDFLKSMKNESRIGLSASTAMKIISSYGDREWTGLGVFLERSDKHFKVFSLGWGVGFQCMMALYPKLENGVIIMTNTDLGVHQDEGIIGDIIRSLTLE; the protein is encoded by the coding sequence ATGAACCAGGGCAGTTTTTTCATAAAGGAACGCATGGCAACTCATAACGTAATTGGTATAAGTTTAGCGGTTTTGAACAACTGCAAAATAAGTCATACGGAATGTTTTGGTTTATTAGAAGCACATTCAACTAAGAGGGTAGAAACTTCTTCACTTTTTAATGCGTGTTCTGTTAGTAAGTTTCTTACGTCAGTACTTGTAATGATTTTAGTGGAAAAAGGTAATCTTGATTTAGATATAGATGTAAATGAACTTCTAACTTCCTGGAAGCTTCCAAACAAACTATTTATGAATCAGAAGGTGACGCTTCGTTACTTACTTAGTCATCAATCAGGAATAGTAGACCCTATTGATAGTTTTGGTCAGCTTGATCAAATTGATACGGATCCTCCATCCATGGTGGAACTTCTAAAAGGAAGAACAGTCTATTGTAAAGAACCTATTCAGGTAACATACAAACCTGGCAGTGACTTTCAGTATTCTGATGCTGGATTTTGTATCATTGAACAAATAGTAGAAGATGTGACGGGTATGAATTTTCATGAAGTTATGAACGACTTCATTTTTAAACCATTAAACATGAATCGTAGCACCACAGATTTCACCAGGTTAACAGCCTTTAGTGGAGAAGTTGCTTCTGGTCATCATAAAACGGGTGAAAAAGTTAAAGAAAACGATACGATTTATCCATATGCAGCTGCATGTGGTCTTTGGACCACACCCACAGATTTATCTTTGTTTATGATGGATTTCTTGAAGTCTATGAAAAATGAAAGCAGAATAGGACTATCTGCAAGTACTGCCATGAAGATAATCAGTTCGTATGGTGATAGAGAGTGGACAGGATTAGGTGTATTTCTAGAACGCTCAGATAAACATTTCAAAGTCTTTTCTCTTGGATGGGGAGTTGGTTTTCAATGTATGATGGCACTGTACCCCAAATTAGAAAATGGAGTAATCATTATGACAAATACAGATTTAGGTGTACATCAAGATGAAGGCATTATAGGGGACATCATTCGATCACTTACACTCGAATAA
- a CDS encoding MoxR family ATPase gives MKLYETFDIPDKIQNRIEDRRDANSNPDHYLIGSEGYTAPDMSIVKDAVTALILGKNVLLKGPTGAGKTKLAELISYFFNQPMYSINCSVDLDAEALLGYKTLSYDEQNNAHITFIPGPVENAMKNGELLYIDEINTAKAETLPILNGVLDYRRMVLNPFTGETVRAKENFGVIAAINEGYIGTAPLNEALKNRFIVIEVPYLQGEALKEMLSEQSLLDDSDQLDQFVTLSADLQSKVRDGQISEEAASPRSLLDACDLTTFMEARRAIKRAITDKLEDEREKAAVENIAETIFGRYQEKA, from the coding sequence ATGAAATTATATGAAACGTTTGATATTCCAGATAAAATACAGAATCGTATTGAAGACCGACGCGATGCAAATTCAAACCCGGACCACTATCTAATTGGTTCAGAAGGGTACACAGCACCGGACATGTCAATTGTAAAAGATGCCGTAACAGCTCTAATTCTAGGAAAGAATGTTTTACTAAAAGGACCAACAGGAGCTGGTAAAACAAAACTAGCCGAATTAATTAGTTATTTCTTTAACCAACCTATGTACTCGATTAACTGTTCTGTTGATCTAGATGCGGAAGCGCTCCTAGGGTACAAAACGCTAAGTTATGACGAACAAAACAATGCGCATATCACCTTCATTCCTGGACCTGTGGAAAATGCGATGAAAAACGGCGAACTTCTCTATATTGATGAAATAAATACAGCGAAAGCAGAAACACTTCCTATTCTAAACGGTGTTCTTGACTATCGACGCATGGTGCTCAATCCTTTCACTGGAGAAACGGTTCGTGCAAAAGAGAACTTTGGTGTTATTGCTGCGATTAATGAAGGATATATTGGAACAGCACCATTAAATGAAGCATTAAAAAATCGCTTTATCGTAATAGAAGTGCCTTACTTACAAGGGGAAGCTTTAAAAGAAATGTTAAGTGAACAATCACTTCTCGACGACTCAGATCAGCTTGATCAGTTTGTAACGCTATCTGCTGACCTTCAATCAAAAGTAAGAGATGGCCAGATTTCAGAAGAAGCCGCCTCTCCTCGTTCACTCCTTGATGCGTGTGACTTAACAACATTTATGGAAGCGAGACGTGCGATTAAACGTGCGATTACAGATAAACTTGAAGATGAGCGTGAAAAAGCTGCAGTGGAAAACATCGCAGAAACGATTTTTGGACGTTATCAGGAGAAAGCATAA
- a CDS encoding VWA domain-containing protein, which yields MKFLNFAENQTDPFLHLSLSDLAETLSHIESEVQFAFHSYYRPAEKLITVSHYWNDIFDGTQFDGMKSDIYLRALGNVHYTNFNEVDRYLSTLKNQSHPLFRKQLFALLEDIRLEKICKSIRPGMSAAFDTRRTLFQKRFRGRLDVHNRQNQLLDALFCAIYLQAIGKPVALGNDLAEYKPYLRHLIMEISKASSTKAVVTLTNAFCQELNDDHFDMSTEYLTMYGTSANPSVVVEDEEARQLKSDDTMETTDKEDKETYDEEMNTWHEEQEQEGTNFLQFDLEEGAKSDLIGEGERKEESGDQAFVSVQGASKQSEGSQFDEEALLESHDTKAVASSQDPLGEANRNVKEVIRLADKPTSEELSNYRTAKAEIQYAEKSLRSAIQKTIEQKQIAPRSDLHFGRLNRKLLRLVTDENPRLFYKKNAPSTELDVTFSLLVDCSASMYDKMEETRLGITLFHETLKGLNIKHSITGFYEDAFDADDEEQPNTLFQIVDYNRSTQPNEGAKIMQLEPEEDNRDGYAIRKAAEELAERNEKHKILLVFTDGEPSAYDYSENGIIDTHEAVIQTRKKGYEVIGVFLSNGEPQEKEKNTMRNIYGTQSLVIPSANEIPAYLTPLLKRLLLRFV from the coding sequence ATGAAGTTTCTAAACTTTGCTGAGAATCAGACGGATCCTTTTCTTCATCTAAGTTTATCTGATCTCGCTGAAACACTGAGTCACATAGAGAGTGAAGTTCAGTTTGCTTTCCATTCTTACTACAGACCGGCTGAAAAGTTGATTACGGTCAGTCATTATTGGAATGATATTTTTGATGGCACACAATTTGATGGCATGAAAAGTGATATCTACCTTCGTGCACTTGGTAATGTTCATTATACAAATTTTAATGAAGTAGATCGTTACCTCTCTACTCTTAAAAACCAATCACATCCCCTTTTTCGTAAACAGCTGTTTGCGTTATTAGAAGATATAAGACTTGAGAAGATTTGCAAATCGATTCGTCCTGGAATGAGTGCAGCTTTTGATACGAGACGAACGCTATTTCAGAAGCGTTTTCGAGGACGTCTGGACGTTCATAATCGTCAGAACCAGCTGCTTGATGCTTTATTTTGCGCCATCTACCTCCAAGCGATCGGTAAACCAGTTGCTCTTGGAAATGACCTGGCAGAATATAAGCCCTATTTGCGCCATTTAATTATGGAGATTTCTAAAGCGAGTTCAACAAAAGCCGTGGTTACGCTCACAAACGCTTTTTGTCAGGAACTAAATGATGATCATTTCGATATGTCAACAGAATATTTAACGATGTATGGGACATCCGCAAATCCCTCGGTAGTAGTAGAGGATGAAGAAGCTCGTCAGTTGAAAAGTGACGATACTATGGAAACGACGGATAAAGAAGATAAAGAAACGTATGATGAAGAAATGAATACGTGGCATGAAGAACAGGAACAAGAAGGCACCAATTTCCTTCAATTTGACCTGGAAGAAGGGGCAAAATCCGACCTCATCGGTGAAGGAGAACGAAAAGAAGAATCTGGTGATCAGGCCTTTGTTAGTGTTCAAGGGGCTTCTAAACAGTCTGAAGGAAGTCAGTTTGATGAAGAAGCTCTTCTTGAAAGCCATGATACTAAAGCCGTCGCTTCTTCTCAGGATCCTCTAGGTGAAGCGAACCGAAACGTTAAAGAAGTGATTCGTCTCGCTGACAAACCGACTTCTGAAGAGCTCTCGAATTATCGAACTGCGAAAGCTGAAATTCAATACGCTGAAAAATCACTTCGCTCTGCCATTCAAAAAACGATTGAGCAAAAGCAAATCGCTCCCAGAAGTGATCTTCATTTTGGGCGATTGAACCGCAAGCTACTAAGGTTAGTAACAGACGAAAACCCTCGTCTCTTTTATAAAAAAAATGCTCCTAGTACTGAACTAGATGTTACATTCTCATTGCTTGTCGATTGCTCGGCATCGATGTACGACAAGATGGAAGAAACACGTCTAGGAATTACGCTTTTCCACGAGACGTTAAAAGGACTCAATATTAAACACTCGATCACTGGCTTCTATGAAGATGCTTTCGATGCGGATGACGAGGAGCAGCCAAATACCCTTTTCCAAATCGTGGATTATAATCGCTCCACTCAACCTAATGAAGGTGCAAAAATTATGCAATTGGAGCCTGAAGAAGACAATCGGGATGGTTACGCGATTCGAAAAGCTGCTGAAGAACTAGCTGAACGAAATGAAAAACATAAAATCTTACTCGTCTTTACAGATGGAGAGCCTTCTGCTTACGATTATAGTGAAAATGGCATCATCGATACACATGAAGCCGTTATTCAGACACGAAAAAAAGGTTATGAAGTAATCGGTGTCTTTTTATCAAATGGAGAACCACAAGAAAAAGAGAAAAATACGATGCGAAATATCTATGGGACGCAAAGTCTTGTCATTCCATCCGCGAATGAAATACCCGCATATTTAACACCATTGTTAAAGCGGTTATTGCTACGATTTGTATAA
- a CDS encoding dicarboxylate/amino acid:cation symporter, with amino-acid sequence MQVMWQLYKNSSFVLKMTLGFLLGIVTGVLFGPSIEMIKPLGTILINLLNLVAIPVIFLTVVIAINQMNPKHLGRLGGKLLVYYGLTTAAAVLIGVTIALWINPGSGLTLPDAKVEKPDTPGFSDVLLNIVPSNLFETFSSSQLMGILFLAVIIGLTMGKMRYSEKKDLRESGERLHRLFSSANDLFFLLLQGILLYAPIGIFAISATTFGNQGFQTFQSLLAFTGVFYLGVLLLWALIYTSFLKYSKLSIRHFFSQTKDAYLTAFFTSSSIASLPIAIDSAKKAGISERIVNFSLPIGAVFNSDGGALRMGASIVFAANVTGLNFSITDYVIIVTIGTLLSIGTAGIPAAGLVTLSAVLTMFNLPLEIVALIAGVDVLIGMAGTASNVLGDIIGAAVIDRDEKKTTNSAG; translated from the coding sequence ATGCAGGTAATGTGGCAATTGTATAAAAATTCTTCTTTCGTATTAAAAATGACCCTTGGGTTTCTATTAGGAATAGTAACAGGTGTTCTTTTTGGCCCAAGTATTGAAATGATTAAACCACTTGGTACCATTTTGATCAACTTGCTCAACCTCGTGGCAATTCCAGTCATTTTCTTAACAGTAGTGATCGCAATTAATCAAATGAATCCGAAACACCTTGGTCGACTTGGCGGCAAGCTGCTCGTGTATTACGGATTAACGACAGCCGCAGCTGTATTAATAGGGGTCACAATCGCTTTATGGATTAACCCCGGTTCTGGCTTAACCCTTCCAGATGCTAAAGTAGAAAAGCCAGATACACCAGGATTTTCTGATGTACTTCTTAACATTGTGCCTAGTAACCTTTTTGAAACTTTTTCTTCTAGTCAGCTAATGGGCATTCTCTTTCTCGCTGTGATCATCGGGTTAACGATGGGAAAAATGCGTTATTCCGAGAAAAAAGATCTGCGGGAATCAGGTGAAAGGCTCCATCGTCTTTTCTCATCTGCAAATGACTTGTTCTTCTTGCTATTACAGGGCATTTTGCTTTATGCACCAATTGGTATTTTTGCGATCAGCGCAACAACGTTCGGTAATCAGGGCTTTCAAACCTTCCAGTCACTCCTCGCTTTTACAGGGGTGTTTTACTTGGGTGTTCTATTGTTGTGGGCACTGATTTATACTTCTTTTCTAAAATACTCAAAGTTGAGTATTCGACACTTCTTCTCTCAAACGAAGGACGCTTATCTTACAGCCTTTTTCACATCAAGTAGTATCGCCTCTCTTCCGATAGCCATTGATTCTGCAAAAAAAGCTGGTATTTCAGAGCGAATTGTGAACTTTTCTTTACCGATTGGAGCTGTGTTTAACTCTGATGGAGGAGCATTAAGAATGGGAGCCTCGATTGTATTTGCTGCAAATGTAACAGGGTTAAACTTCTCAATTACCGATTATGTGATCATCGTTACGATTGGCACTCTTCTCTCTATAGGTACAGCAGGCATTCCTGCTGCTGGCTTAGTGACACTATCAGCTGTTTTAACAATGTTTAATTTACCATTAGAAATTGTCGCTCTCATCGCAGGTGTTGATGTACTAATTGGTATGGCTGGCACAGCTTCAAACGTACTAGGAGACATTATCGGAGCTGCTGTGATCGATCGTGATGAAAAGAAAACAACGAATTCTGCTGGTTAG
- the bshB2 gene encoding bacillithiol biosynthesis deacetylase BshB2, protein MEKQVLVVFPHPDDEAFGTAGLITKFVNDGVPVTYACATLGEMGRNMGNPFFATRETLPEVRKKELQDACNAMGVKDLRMLGFRDKTLEFEDPELLVSTIAKLVDELKPSLVITFYPEYGIHPDHDACSAAVIETLKRMPKEDRPTVYALPITPDREAVLGKPDKVFDVTDVLETKIKTIEAHRSQTEAMVARLEDGSMDPNSEMMSFIKQESFWIYPFDE, encoded by the coding sequence ATGGAGAAACAAGTCCTAGTTGTTTTCCCGCACCCGGATGATGAAGCTTTCGGAACTGCAGGGCTAATAACGAAATTTGTAAATGATGGCGTGCCTGTCACTTATGCATGTGCAACGCTAGGAGAAATGGGACGCAATATGGGAAACCCATTCTTTGCAACAAGAGAAACCCTTCCAGAAGTACGTAAGAAAGAATTGCAGGATGCTTGCAATGCAATGGGGGTAAAGGACCTTCGCATGCTTGGCTTCCGTGATAAAACGCTCGAATTTGAAGATCCTGAACTGCTCGTTTCAACGATAGCGAAGCTCGTTGATGAATTGAAGCCGTCGTTAGTCATTACATTTTATCCGGAATACGGTATCCATCCCGATCATGATGCCTGTTCGGCTGCAGTCATTGAGACGTTAAAACGTATGCCGAAAGAAGACCGTCCAACGGTTTATGCATTGCCAATTACTCCGGATCGTGAAGCAGTACTTGGTAAGCCAGATAAAGTATTTGATGTAACCGATGTGTTAGAAACGAAGATTAAAACAATTGAAGCTCACCGTTCCCAAACGGAGGCTATGGTGGCAAGACTTGAAGATGGCTCAATGGATCCTAACTCCGAAATGATGTCATTCATTAAGCAAGAATCCTTCTGGATCTATCCATTTGATGAATAA
- a CDS encoding YojF family protein, whose protein sequence is MKPIQIEKVQEILETFENKELYFHLETTSGAYAAQDKEKLAVGAYIRNGSIKFTNVKMAGSGPFRVGFKLNDGWMYAEGLTDYQLDDGRLLMAGHDSSGRLAVAVQLSYTPFD, encoded by the coding sequence ATGAAGCCTATTCAAATAGAAAAAGTACAAGAAATTCTTGAAACATTTGAAAACAAAGAGCTGTATTTTCACTTAGAAACAACGAGTGGAGCCTATGCTGCTCAAGATAAAGAAAAGCTTGCGGTTGGAGCTTACATAAGAAACGGCTCAATTAAATTTACCAATGTAAAAATGGCTGGTAGCGGTCCATTTCGCGTTGGGTTCAAATTAAATGACGGCTGGATGTATGCGGAAGGCTTAACCGATTATCAGTTGGATGATGGTCGCCTATTAATGGCAGGTCATGATTCAAGCGGCCGTTTAGCTGTAGCCGTACAATTAAGCTATACACCATTCGACTAA
- a CDS encoding class I SAM-dependent methyltransferase: MIFTTAGRPTEALVLEANRLSRLHKGTYIPREKRSISQLMNLCDEPLIVVGFDRLFLYKDHAEKPVFFHPNSAMFRTKALLRGRSDAFIQASGLYKGMSMLDCTAGLGADSIVASLVVGEAGSVQAIEGSDHALILQEGLKNWQSGEAKIDNAMRRVVVIGKRYEAVLPNLPDDSVDVVYFDPMFEDTILESDGVLEMKKIALYDALSEEMIKEAKRIARIRVVLKDSWKSSQFQKFGFQQQIRKTSKFHYGILECKE, translated from the coding sequence ATGATTTTTACAACCGCAGGTAGACCAACTGAAGCGCTAGTGTTAGAAGCGAATAGACTGAGCCGCTTACACAAAGGCACATACATACCAAGGGAAAAACGATCGATTAGCCAACTTATGAATCTATGTGATGAACCACTTATAGTTGTTGGATTTGATCGCCTTTTTCTATATAAAGATCATGCAGAAAAGCCTGTTTTCTTCCATCCAAATTCAGCCATGTTTCGTACTAAAGCTCTCTTACGTGGACGCAGCGATGCGTTCATTCAGGCGAGTGGACTTTATAAAGGTATGAGTATGTTAGACTGTACTGCGGGTCTGGGAGCTGACAGCATCGTTGCGAGCCTTGTTGTAGGAGAAGCTGGAAGTGTTCAAGCAATTGAAGGCTCAGACCATGCTCTTATACTTCAAGAGGGACTAAAAAATTGGCAAAGTGGCGAGGCAAAGATCGATAATGCTATGAGGAGAGTAGTTGTGATAGGGAAGCGTTATGAAGCTGTTTTACCGAATTTACCTGATGATTCAGTAGATGTGGTTTATTTTGACCCAATGTTTGAAGATACCATACTAGAATCTGATGGGGTACTAGAAATGAAAAAGATTGCCCTGTACGATGCACTATCTGAGGAAATGATAAAAGAAGCAAAACGAATTGCTCGTATAAGAGTTGTTTTAAAAGATTCATGGAAAAGTTCACAGTTTCAAAAGTTTGGCTTTCAACAGCAAATTCGAAAAACATCCAAATTTCATTACGGAATCCTTGAATGTAAGGAGTGA
- a CDS encoding DUF4256 domain-containing protein: MSNPNKSTERKNLLPEHKEELLRKLKERFEKHMQRHNDLEWAGVRSKLEENPDKLWTLNEMEMTQGEPDVVGYLQESDEYIFYDCSSESPKGRRSVCYDRKALESRKKFKPENNAIEMATSIGAELLTEEEYRELQTLGNFDVKTSSWVQTPADVRELGGALFCDRRYGRVFVYHNGAESYYAARGFRCSLKV, from the coding sequence ATGTCAAATCCAAATAAGAGTACTGAGAGAAAAAACTTGCTACCAGAACATAAGGAAGAATTACTTCGCAAACTAAAAGAGCGCTTTGAAAAACATATGCAGCGTCATAATGATCTTGAATGGGCAGGTGTACGATCAAAGCTTGAAGAAAATCCGGATAAACTATGGACTCTAAATGAAATGGAAATGACGCAAGGAGAGCCGGATGTTGTAGGTTATTTGCAAGAAAGTGACGAATACATTTTTTATGATTGTTCGTCTGAGAGTCCTAAGGGCCGCAGAAGTGTTTGTTATGATCGAAAAGCTTTAGAATCCAGAAAAAAATTCAAGCCTGAGAATAACGCTATTGAAATGGCAACATCCATTGGAGCTGAACTCCTAACAGAAGAAGAGTACCGCGAATTGCAAACGCTTGGTAACTTTGATGTGAAAACGTCGAGTTGGGTGCAAACTCCCGCTGATGTGAGAGAACTCGGGGGCGCCCTTTTTTGTGATCGTCGCTATGGTCGTGTGTTTGTTTATCACAACGGCGCAGAATCATATTATGCTGCTAGGGGATTTCGCTGCTCACTAAAGGTGTAA
- a CDS encoding alpha/beta hydrolase — protein sequence MKHIFKQGKKDLPVLLLLHGTGGTEEDLVPLAELIAPEHSILSVRGNVSENGMPRFFKRLAEGVFDEADLIERTHELNTFIDECAKDYNFDRNHVIAIGYSNGANIAGSLLFHDANAFRGAILHHPMVPLRNLKLPNLSGKPIFIGAGENDPICSPEETKKLYEMFSHAGADVSVHWESAGHQLTRSEAETAADWFYKHFK from the coding sequence GTGAAGCATATTTTCAAACAAGGAAAAAAGGACCTTCCCGTATTACTCTTACTTCATGGAACGGGAGGAACAGAAGAAGATTTGGTTCCTCTAGCTGAGCTTATTGCACCAGAGCACTCTATTCTAAGTGTGAGAGGCAATGTTTCAGAAAATGGAATGCCGCGGTTTTTTAAACGATTAGCAGAGGGCGTTTTTGATGAGGCTGATTTAATTGAGAGAACGCATGAGTTAAATACTTTCATTGATGAATGCGCGAAAGATTACAACTTTGATCGTAATCATGTTATTGCCATAGGCTATTCCAATGGTGCTAACATAGCCGGAAGTTTGCTTTTCCATGACGCAAACGCTTTTAGAGGCGCCATTCTTCATCACCCGATGGTGCCATTGCGAAATCTGAAGCTACCTAATCTTTCTGGAAAGCCTATCTTTATAGGAGCAGGAGAGAATGATCCGATTTGCTCTCCCGAGGAAACGAAGAAACTTTATGAAATGTTCTCTCATGCTGGGGCAGATGTATCGGTCCATTGGGAAAGTGCTGGACATCAATTAACAAGGTCTGAAGCTGAAACAGCGGCAGATTGGTTTTATAAACATTTTAAATAG
- a CDS encoding mismatch-specific DNA-glycosylase yields the protein MLPDHLDYNLKILFIGFNPGLQSEEVGHHYANPTNRFFAVLNEAGLTDRKLSPEEDHRLLEYGYGLTNIVDRPTRGASDLTIEDYVQGRKHLLKKINVYMPLVNCYVGKGVYQKLSGIKKVDWGFQPIDQVEGVRDFVAPSTSGLVRMSLKELTDIYRQLKENKVN from the coding sequence TTGTTACCAGATCACTTAGATTATAATTTGAAAATCCTGTTTATCGGTTTCAATCCTGGGCTTCAATCTGAAGAAGTAGGCCATCACTATGCGAATCCTACAAATCGTTTTTTTGCTGTCTTAAATGAAGCGGGACTGACTGACCGGAAGCTCTCACCAGAAGAAGATCATAGACTTTTAGAATATGGGTATGGATTAACGAATATCGTTGATCGTCCTACAAGAGGAGCGAGTGACTTAACTATTGAAGATTATGTCCAAGGAAGAAAACATCTTTTAAAAAAAATTAATGTGTATATGCCCTTAGTAAACTGCTATGTCGGGAAAGGAGTATATCAGAAATTATCTGGTATAAAAAAGGTTGATTGGGGATTTCAACCGATTGATCAAGTGGAAGGTGTACGCGACTTTGTTGCACCATCTACAAGCGGATTAGTTAGGATGTCTCTTAAGGAATTAACTGACATTTATCGTCAATTAAAAGAGAATAAGGTCAATTAG